One segment of Thermosulfurimonas sp. F29 DNA contains the following:
- a CDS encoding adenosylcobinamide amidohydrolase, with protein MVILEPYEGLRVKRGERVLAAELAAPHAVLSTCRVNGGLREDLSLVVNHQACEPRPHPDCEHRRCLAARDPEGYHRLICNTYGFPPEKTALLGTAANMYLAGFATEAFRDLTVFCAATAGVETNAGRAGDPAHFYEEEGRFLRIEGGGAVACDRRGTIVLMVFVNRPLTPGALVRAVKMVTEAKVTVLEELHVASRYSSGLATGTGTDQIAVAARLDPSLRPLSGAGKHVKLGELLSRATRRALFRALSLQNKLTPETVRYAPRLLERYGLGEETLLVALREFLPPPVHEWFARNRYPLLGDAVLVSHLLSYLHLWDNARWEIVPEEVASEVLLDEAALLATALSQRRESFPEFRKKLAPETGKPQRLLLSALALGFYEKWHHEVGEKAGVVPESSGS; from the coding sequence GTGGTTATTCTCGAACCCTATGAAGGATTGAGGGTGAAACGCGGCGAGCGGGTGCTTGCGGCGGAGCTTGCGGCCCCGCACGCGGTGCTCTCCACCTGTCGGGTGAACGGGGGTCTCAGGGAGGATCTCTCCCTGGTGGTGAATCACCAGGCCTGCGAGCCGAGACCCCATCCGGACTGTGAGCACCGTCGGTGTCTCGCCGCGCGGGACCCGGAAGGCTACCATAGACTCATCTGCAACACCTACGGTTTCCCCCCGGAAAAGACCGCTCTTCTCGGCACCGCGGCCAACATGTATCTTGCGGGATTCGCTACGGAGGCCTTTCGGGACCTAACGGTCTTCTGCGCCGCCACCGCGGGAGTGGAGACCAACGCCGGGCGCGCCGGGGACCCCGCCCACTTTTACGAGGAGGAAGGCCGTTTCTTGAGGATCGAGGGCGGGGGCGCGGTGGCCTGCGACAGACGGGGAACCATAGTCCTCATGGTCTTCGTGAATCGGCCCCTTACCCCCGGGGCCCTGGTGCGGGCGGTGAAGATGGTGACCGAGGCCAAGGTTACCGTGCTTGAGGAATTGCATGTGGCCTCCCGCTATTCCTCCGGACTGGCCACCGGCACCGGCACCGACCAGATCGCCGTGGCCGCAAGACTGGATCCCTCCCTCCGCCCTCTCTCCGGGGCCGGAAAACATGTGAAACTGGGGGAGCTTCTTTCCCGGGCTACGCGCCGGGCCCTGTTCCGCGCCCTCTCCCTCCAGAACAAGCTCACCCCGGAGACGGTGCGTTATGCCCCCAGGCTTCTCGAACGCTACGGACTGGGAGAGGAAACCCTCCTCGTCGCTCTCAGGGAATTTCTTCCTCCCCCGGTGCACGAGTGGTTCGCGAGAAACCGCTATCCCCTCCTGGGAGATGCGGTGCTGGTTTCGCACCTCCTGTCCTACCTGCACCTGTGGGACAACGCGCGCTGGGAGATAGTGCCCGAGGAGGTGGCCTCCGAGGTGCTACTTGACGAAGCCGCCCTCCTGGCCACGGCCCTTTCTCAGAGGCGCGAAAGCTTTCCCGAGTTCCGTAAAAAGCTGGCCCCCGAGACCGGGAAACCGCAGCGTTTGCTCCTATCGGCCCTGGCCCTGGGTTTTTACGAAAAATGGCACCACGAGGTGGGTGAAAAGGCCGGCGTGGTTCCGGAAAGCTCCGGCTCATGA
- a CDS encoding cobaltochelatase subunit CobN codes for MILYYTATGTELGALEEAVRDLRRGGLTVPLRALFRETLPSEGELASLARRARALVLVPHGGEESLPGLSTILAAFSGEIVHVQPVSGSPADLSLAERYARPRGKLLKRRQEYLSRGGVENLKGFLLALLAELGEAVPSPPPPKEIPSEGIWHPEGGFFPDPEAYLSWLRKRPSGPSPLVGIWFYQGYFVNGDLAPVKALVEELESRGLWALPVFHRRFVAEGEGLPPNRVAEGFFRKGGRTVVSVLVNLQPFSHRLLWPETGDLYPSLGVPVVHGVISFSDPDHWRRSPAGLSPLEVSVSVAQPEFDGVIVSRVVAGRRLSEPSEVLGVPVPRLVPVEEGIRAVVEEAAAWVRLAETPPGSRRIAIVLHHYPPREDRMGCAFGLDSFASVVRLLEILARKGYRVERSYSSGEELAQAFRRLQIYDARYLSPGEMWQRALVRWPVEAFRPYFRRFPRQLRRRLEEAWGPFPGTFLVQQGAFLFSGLRNGNILLTLQPPRGKIERLSAGAVHDPALPPPYHYLAFYTWLREEFRAHAVIHVGKHGTLEWLPGKAVGLSEECFPAAALGPLPNLYPYIVNNPGEGTQAKRRSHAVIVSHLPPARQKAGLHGPLERLSELLAEYRESAAENPALADSILKKILELSRKEDLFSEVGLSPEEVSRDAGGFLRRLHEYLEEVAETYVNRGLHVLGVPPEGEALSETVSAIRRHTDLSESRLKELLSRATEEVEALLSGLSGGFVPPGASGAITRGAVEALPTGRNFHSVDPHRIPTRTAFERGVRQAEALMERHRRDHGRPLRTLAMVLWGSPTMRTRGEDFACALWLLGVRPGWREDGRVKGLEVVPLSELGRPRVDVTLTVSGFFRDAFRNLMELFDRAVAEVAALPEPPEMNPLAENFRRDLERLLTEGLPRDEARLKARFRVFSEAPGTYGNGVETLLDAGAWQSRGDLGRMYLSSMAYAYGEGAYGEKAVESLRAVLSRTEATYKNEDTREVDILSCDCFNAYHGGLNAAVEAVRGTAPVSYSASGEDPEKPRVRTTAEEMRFLFRIKVLNPRWIEALKTHGFKGAGDLSRTVDLVFHWDATSGVVSDRMWRDLAETYAFDASMQEFFRRHNPAALLNIAERLLEAIRRGLWENPDPEIRSKLEDLYLSLEAEVE; via the coding sequence ATGATTCTCTATTATACCGCAACCGGAACGGAACTGGGGGCGCTGGAGGAGGCCGTTCGGGACCTGCGAAGGGGAGGGCTCACCGTACCCCTCCGGGCCCTCTTTCGCGAGACCCTTCCGTCCGAAGGGGAGCTGGCCTCCCTGGCCCGCCGGGCCCGGGCCCTGGTGCTCGTCCCGCACGGCGGCGAGGAGAGCCTCCCCGGGCTCTCCACCATCCTCGCGGCCTTTTCCGGAGAGATCGTCCATGTGCAGCCGGTCTCCGGAAGCCCGGCGGACCTCTCCCTGGCGGAAAGATACGCACGCCCCCGGGGAAAGCTATTGAAAAGAAGGCAAGAATACCTTTCCCGCGGCGGCGTCGAAAACTTGAAGGGCTTCCTCCTTGCCCTTCTCGCCGAACTGGGGGAAGCGGTGCCCTCGCCCCCTCCCCCGAAGGAAATCCCCTCCGAGGGAATCTGGCATCCGGAGGGAGGGTTCTTTCCCGACCCTGAGGCCTATCTTTCCTGGCTCCGGAAACGCCCCTCGGGGCCCAGTCCCCTCGTGGGTATCTGGTTTTACCAGGGTTACTTCGTAAACGGGGATCTCGCTCCGGTGAAGGCCCTCGTCGAAGAACTTGAAAGCCGTGGACTTTGGGCCCTGCCGGTGTTCCACCGGCGTTTCGTGGCCGAGGGCGAGGGCCTCCCTCCGAATCGGGTGGCGGAGGGATTCTTCCGGAAAGGGGGAAGGACCGTCGTTTCGGTTCTCGTAAACCTTCAGCCCTTTTCCCACCGGCTGCTCTGGCCGGAGACCGGGGATCTTTATCCCTCCCTGGGGGTGCCGGTGGTGCACGGGGTGATAAGCTTTTCCGATCCGGATCACTGGCGACGCTCTCCGGCGGGGCTTTCCCCGCTCGAGGTCTCGGTCAGCGTGGCTCAGCCGGAATTCGACGGGGTGATCGTTTCCCGGGTGGTGGCCGGGAGGCGACTATCCGAGCCCTCGGAGGTCCTGGGGGTTCCCGTCCCCCGGCTCGTTCCCGTGGAGGAGGGGATCAGGGCGGTGGTGGAGGAGGCCGCGGCCTGGGTGCGTCTTGCGGAAACCCCCCCGGGAAGCCGCCGGATTGCCATCGTCCTCCATCACTATCCTCCGCGGGAGGATCGAATGGGCTGCGCCTTCGGGCTGGACAGTTTCGCCTCGGTGGTGCGTCTTCTGGAGATCCTGGCCCGGAAGGGCTATCGGGTGGAAAGGTCTTACTCCTCGGGGGAGGAACTGGCTCAGGCGTTTCGTCGTCTCCAGATCTACGACGCCAGGTATCTTTCCCCGGGGGAAATGTGGCAGCGGGCCCTGGTGCGATGGCCGGTTGAGGCCTTTCGCCCTTACTTCCGGCGATTTCCCCGGCAGCTTCGGCGTCGGCTCGAGGAGGCCTGGGGACCCTTTCCCGGCACCTTTCTCGTTCAGCAGGGGGCCTTCCTCTTCTCCGGTCTTCGCAACGGGAACATCCTCCTTACCCTGCAGCCTCCACGGGGCAAGATCGAGCGGCTCTCCGCCGGGGCCGTGCACGACCCGGCCCTTCCTCCGCCCTATCACTATCTGGCCTTCTACACCTGGCTTCGCGAGGAATTTCGAGCGCACGCGGTAATCCATGTGGGCAAACACGGGACCCTCGAGTGGCTTCCCGGGAAGGCGGTGGGGCTTTCGGAGGAGTGCTTCCCCGCCGCGGCCCTGGGGCCGCTTCCCAACCTCTATCCCTACATCGTGAACAATCCCGGCGAGGGAACCCAGGCCAAACGGCGCAGCCACGCGGTGATCGTGTCGCACCTCCCGCCTGCGAGACAGAAGGCCGGACTCCACGGGCCTCTGGAGAGGCTTTCCGAACTCCTTGCCGAATACCGGGAGAGCGCGGCGGAAAACCCCGCCCTTGCGGACTCCATCCTGAAGAAGATCCTCGAACTCTCCCGGAAGGAGGATCTCTTTTCCGAAGTCGGACTTTCCCCGGAGGAAGTCTCCCGGGATGCGGGAGGATTCCTGCGCCGGCTTCACGAATACCTTGAGGAGGTGGCCGAAACCTATGTGAATCGTGGACTTCATGTGCTGGGGGTCCCCCCTGAGGGAGAGGCCCTTTCGGAGACCGTCTCCGCCATAAGGCGCCACACCGATCTGTCCGAGTCCCGGCTGAAGGAGCTTCTTTCCCGGGCCACCGAGGAGGTGGAGGCGCTGCTGTCCGGTCTTTCCGGGGGGTTCGTCCCGCCGGGGGCCTCCGGGGCCATCACCCGCGGAGCGGTGGAGGCCCTCCCCACCGGGCGCAACTTCCACAGCGTGGATCCGCACAGGATCCCCACCCGCACCGCCTTCGAACGGGGAGTGCGCCAGGCCGAGGCCCTGATGGAAAGACACCGGCGGGATCACGGGCGTCCCCTCCGCACCCTGGCCATGGTGCTCTGGGGGTCTCCCACCATGCGCACCCGGGGTGAGGACTTCGCCTGCGCTCTGTGGCTTCTCGGAGTGCGTCCCGGGTGGCGCGAGGACGGACGGGTGAAGGGCCTCGAGGTGGTACCCCTTTCCGAGCTCGGTCGCCCCCGGGTGGATGTAACCCTTACCGTGAGCGGTTTCTTCCGGGATGCCTTTCGCAACCTCATGGAACTCTTCGACCGCGCCGTGGCCGAAGTGGCCGCCCTCCCCGAACCCCCGGAGATGAATCCGCTGGCGGAAAACTTCCGGCGCGATCTGGAACGACTGCTCACGGAGGGGCTTCCCCGGGACGAAGCCCGGCTCAAGGCCCGGTTCCGGGTCTTCTCCGAGGCCCCGGGCACCTACGGAAACGGGGTGGAAACGCTGCTTGACGCCGGGGCCTGGCAAAGCCGGGGAGATCTGGGACGAATGTACCTTTCCTCCATGGCCTACGCTTACGGAGAGGGAGCTTACGGGGAAAAGGCCGTGGAGTCCCTTCGTGCGGTGCTTTCCCGCACCGAGGCCACTTACAAAAACGAGGATACCCGGGAGGTGGACATCCTCTCCTGCGACTGTTTCAACGCTTACCACGGGGGTCTTAACGCCGCGGTGGAGGCCGTGCGGGGAACGGCCCCGGTCTCCTACTCCGCCTCCGGCGAGGATCCCGAAAAGCCCCGGGTGCGCACCACCGCCGAGGAGATGCGCTTCCTTTTCAGGATAAAGGTGCTGAATCCGCGCTGGATAGAGGCCCTGAAGACCCACGGGTTCAAGGGAGCCGGCGACCTTTCCCGCACGGTGGACCTCGTCTTCCACTGGGACGCCACCAGCGGGGTGGTCTCGGACCGCATGTGGCGAGACCTGGCCGAAACTTACGCCTTCGACGCTTCCATGCAGGAATTCTTCCGGCGGCACAACCCCGCGGCCCTTCTCAACATCGCCGAAAGACTCCTTGAGGCCATCCGTCGCGGACTCTGGGAAAACCCCGATCCCGAGATCAGGAGTAAACTGGAAGACCTCTACCTATCCCTGGAGGCGGAGGTGGAGTAA
- a CDS encoding TonB-dependent siderophore receptor, protein MRKVCVFLSVLLVCSLGPVFKSRAETPDRTGEVVVTATRVETDIRHLPDSVTVITGEEIDRREVQGLYQALESYPSITIKHNGWLGQWGYLRLRGGKNQDTVVLFDGVRLYDPSYTANDFGDLWSWFDAENLKRIEIVRGPQSALYGSNAMSGAVNLIPRKGGGPLEVRMKAGYGRYETWRGSGYIKGSAGPVGYFLGLSGVNTDGLYRDDEFRQSTVDLNLNTQPFETRGGFPGTLRLDYTMRYSYGYLNYQQWDWTSFRAYNDPHAERREQIQIHHLTLSGKPFPWWKSRLTVGYHLTRRDYLDRDDGILGYRPDGSPVTDSYFDGFYRGRVYPVVFQNDFYLREWGILTAGVEYYREKADFYSATAWGTKDYDDEVSTTSYFANLFLNLFEDRLAVDLGARIDDHEEFGTHFTYKLGVAYFLTDTLKLRATLATGFRAPSLFNLYDPRYGNPDLDPERSTGGDVGLEQELWNGKLRWSVTWFNTHYKERISFNYSTWRYYNSGGGVATGLETEVEVRPYRWLSLSINYTYTEGQEDDFENLALVPHHQVGARATVQWQRWNLNLYYKYVGRRTAYDHRHIIPDYSRVDLTGSYALNGNTRIFLRAENLFDVDYEWAAGYRAPGLALFGGIKVRIF, encoded by the coding sequence ATGCGAAAGGTTTGTGTTTTCCTATCGGTACTCCTGGTGTGCAGCCTGGGGCCGGTCTTCAAATCCCGGGCGGAAACCCCCGACCGAACCGGCGAGGTGGTGGTCACCGCCACCCGGGTGGAGACCGACATCCGGCACCTTCCGGACTCGGTAACCGTAATCACCGGGGAAGAGATCGATCGCCGGGAGGTGCAGGGACTGTACCAGGCCCTGGAGAGCTACCCCTCGATCACCATCAAACACAACGGCTGGCTGGGGCAGTGGGGGTATCTGCGTCTGAGAGGTGGAAAGAATCAGGACACCGTGGTTCTCTTCGACGGGGTACGCCTTTACGATCCTTCTTATACGGCCAACGATTTCGGGGATCTCTGGTCCTGGTTCGATGCGGAAAATCTTAAACGCATCGAGATCGTCCGGGGCCCTCAGAGCGCCCTTTACGGTTCCAACGCCATGAGCGGAGCCGTCAATCTCATTCCCCGAAAGGGAGGAGGGCCGCTTGAGGTCCGGATGAAGGCCGGCTACGGGCGATACGAAACCTGGCGGGGCTCGGGATACATAAAGGGCTCGGCCGGGCCGGTGGGCTACTTCCTGGGACTGTCCGGGGTGAACACCGACGGACTCTACCGGGACGACGAATTCCGTCAGAGCACCGTGGATCTCAACCTGAACACTCAGCCGTTCGAGACAAGGGGAGGCTTTCCGGGGACTCTCAGGCTGGATTACACCATGCGATACTCTTACGGGTATCTGAATTATCAGCAGTGGGACTGGACGAGCTTCAGGGCCTATAACGACCCCCACGCCGAGCGCCGGGAGCAGATCCAGATCCATCACCTAACCCTCTCCGGAAAACCCTTCCCCTGGTGGAAAAGCCGCCTCACCGTGGGTTATCACCTGACCCGCCGGGATTACCTGGATCGGGACGACGGCATTCTGGGATACCGGCCCGATGGCTCCCCGGTGACGGACAGCTACTTCGACGGTTTCTATCGCGGTCGGGTCTATCCGGTAGTCTTTCAGAACGACTTTTATCTGCGGGAATGGGGCATTCTCACCGCCGGCGTGGAATATTACCGGGAAAAGGCGGACTTTTACAGCGCCACCGCCTGGGGAACCAAGGACTACGACGACGAGGTGTCCACCACCTCCTACTTCGCCAATCTATTTCTGAATCTTTTCGAGGATCGCCTGGCCGTGGATCTCGGAGCCCGGATCGACGACCACGAGGAGTTCGGCACGCACTTCACCTATAAGCTGGGGGTGGCCTACTTTCTCACCGATACCCTGAAGCTCAGGGCCACCCTGGCCACCGGTTTCCGGGCCCCCTCGCTCTTCAATCTTTACGACCCCCGCTACGGTAATCCCGACCTTGATCCGGAGAGGAGTACCGGAGGAGATGTGGGCCTGGAACAGGAACTCTGGAACGGTAAACTGCGCTGGTCCGTAACCTGGTTCAACACCCACTACAAGGAGCGGATAAGCTTCAACTACAGCACCTGGCGTTACTATAATTCAGGCGGCGGGGTGGCCACCGGACTGGAGACGGAGGTGGAGGTCCGTCCCTACCGATGGCTCTCCCTTTCGATAAACTACACCTATACCGAGGGTCAGGAGGACGATTTCGAAAATCTGGCCCTGGTACCTCATCATCAGGTAGGAGCCCGCGCCACGGTGCAATGGCAGAGGTGGAACCTAAACCTCTATTACAAGTATGTGGGCAGGCGCACCGCCTACGATCACCGGCACATCATTCCCGATTACAGTCGCGTGGATCTTACGGGAAGTTACGCCCTGAACGGGAACACCAGAATCTTCCTGCGCGCCGAGAACCTCTTCGATGTGGATTACGAATGGGCTGCGGGGTATCGGGCTCCCGGTCTTGCTCTGTTCGGTGGAATAAAGGTTAGGATCTTTTAG
- the secG gene encoding preprotein translocase subunit SecG, whose amino-acid sequence MFTVLVVVQAILAIFLVAIVLVNVGKGSEVGAVFTGSQAIFGGAGPGTFLNKVTALLAILFFANSLLLTYLSVQKRKASLMERAPVAVHPQKEKSLPTPPPLPVPPRSQ is encoded by the coding sequence ATGTTTACAGTTTTGGTGGTGGTGCAGGCAATTCTGGCCATATTTCTGGTGGCTATCGTTCTCGTCAATGTAGGCAAAGGTTCGGAGGTGGGGGCAGTGTTCACCGGCAGTCAGGCCATCTTCGGAGGAGCCGGACCGGGCACCTTTCTCAACAAGGTTACCGCTTTATTGGCCATACTGTTTTTCGCTAACTCCCTCCTTCTCACCTACCTTTCCGTTCAGAAAAGAAAAGCTTCCCTCATGGAAAGGGCCCCGGTGGCTGTGCATCCCCAGAAGGAAAAATCCCTACCTACCCCTCCTCCCCTTCCGGTGCCTCCTCGTTCTCAATGA
- a CDS encoding MerR family transcriptional regulator, with translation MSARLKKVIPEKDEPLFPIGVAAKILGVNPRTLKIYEQEGLVKPIKKGNKRYFSYNDIEWLKCLRSFIHEEGISIPGIKKLLEFTPCWEIKNCPEEVRQECTAYRDRSKPCWQLVNSACKKMQQCEKCEIYLRDKNYLLQKEKELIENEEAPEGEEG, from the coding sequence ATGTCTGCGAGGCTGAAAAAGGTAATCCCCGAAAAAGATGAACCTTTATTTCCTATAGGTGTGGCCGCCAAGATCCTGGGGGTGAATCCTCGAACCCTTAAAATTTACGAACAGGAGGGGCTGGTAAAGCCCATAAAAAAAGGAAACAAACGATATTTTTCTTACAATGATATAGAGTGGCTCAAGTGTCTGCGCTCTTTTATTCACGAAGAGGGTATCAGCATCCCGGGGATCAAAAAGCTTTTAGAGTTTACTCCCTGCTGGGAAATTAAGAACTGTCCCGAAGAGGTGCGTCAGGAATGTACCGCCTACCGGGATCGATCTAAACCCTGCTGGCAATTGGTCAATTCGGCATGCAAAAAGATGCAACAATGCGAAAAATGTGAAATTTATCTGAGAGATAAAAACTACCTCCTCCAAAAGGAAAAAGAGCTCATTGAGAACGAGGAGGCACCGGAAGGGGAGGAGGGGTAG
- a CDS encoding cytochrome c3 family protein, with amino-acid sequence MRKWLAMLGAMGLILGVYGVGIGSCDKGPEVIKLPAPRMMHSTVVFPHRKHQEILKGNCGECHHSRTADWKQVPYKPGMKIQECKVCHNKQHPNPKLRSVKNAMHINCRGCHKAMKKKGEKTGPVGCRGCHKK; translated from the coding sequence ATGCGTAAATGGTTAGCCATGTTGGGAGCTATGGGTTTAATCTTGGGGGTGTATGGAGTAGGGATCGGTAGTTGTGACAAGGGGCCCGAGGTTATCAAACTTCCGGCTCCCAGGATGATGCACTCCACTGTGGTCTTCCCTCATCGCAAACACCAGGAAATTCTCAAGGGTAACTGCGGAGAGTGTCATCACAGCCGCACGGCGGACTGGAAGCAGGTTCCCTACAAGCCGGGTATGAAGATCCAGGAGTGCAAGGTGTGTCACAACAAGCAGCACCCCAATCCGAAATTGCGCTCGGTAAAAAATGCCATGCACATCAACTGTAGGGGCTGCCACAAGGCCATGAAGAAAAAAGGAGAGAAGACCGGTCCGGTAGGGTGCAGGGGTTGTCACAAGAAATAG
- the tatC gene encoding twin-arginine translocase subunit TatC, translating to MFPHRRELPRLPLEVHLAELRKRLIFCLAVLFFFWCLLFYLFPRLTPLLFWPYTRAMGEAHLKLVFTTLPEAIMAALKTTFFLALALTLPVISYHAWAYLSPGLYPEERRLGRRVLLLSFFLVVLGISLGYFVWLPVLLKFLLGFGFSHFEANLRLQNYLAFLGKTVLVSALVAEIPLAIAFLTRINLISRKILARKRWYILGGIYLLALFLVPGDFLSQVLIFMSFYLLMELGFILAKII from the coding sequence ATGTTTCCTCACCGTCGGGAACTTCCCAGACTTCCTCTTGAAGTCCATCTCGCCGAACTGCGCAAAAGGCTCATTTTTTGCCTGGCCGTACTGTTTTTCTTCTGGTGTCTCCTTTTCTATCTCTTTCCCCGGTTGACCCCCCTGCTCTTCTGGCCCTACACCCGCGCCATGGGCGAGGCCCACCTAAAACTGGTCTTCACCACCCTTCCCGAGGCCATCATGGCCGCCCTCAAGACCACCTTCTTCCTCGCCCTCGCCCTCACCCTCCCCGTGATCAGTTATCACGCCTGGGCCTACCTCTCCCCCGGACTTTATCCGGAAGAAAGACGCCTCGGAAGACGGGTGCTCCTCCTCTCCTTTTTCCTCGTAGTCCTGGGAATATCTCTCGGTTACTTCGTGTGGTTGCCGGTTCTCCTGAAATTCCTCCTGGGCTTCGGCTTCAGCCACTTTGAGGCCAACCTGCGCCTCCAGAATTACTTGGCCTTTCTGGGCAAAACCGTACTCGTCTCCGCACTGGTGGCCGAAATTCCCCTGGCCATCGCCTTTTTAACCCGAATTAACCTTATCTCCCGAAAGATCCTGGCCCGGAAAAGATGGTACATCCTCGGGGGGATCTACCTCCTGGCTCTTTTCCTCGTCCCCGGAGATTTTCTCTCCCAGGTGCTCATCTTTATGAGCTTTTACCTTCTGATGGAACTGGGCTTTATTTTGGCCAAAATCATTTGA
- the tatB gene encoding Sec-independent protein translocase protein TatB translates to MFNIGFPELVVIFIVALVVVGPEKLPEMGRAVARLVVEFRRATEELKKELALDEIEEARDEITSLGEDLKEPLENVSSPSGTSQTSS, encoded by the coding sequence ATGTTTAACATCGGATTCCCCGAACTGGTGGTTATATTCATCGTGGCCCTGGTAGTGGTGGGGCCGGAAAAACTTCCGGAAATGGGGCGGGCCGTGGCCCGACTGGTGGTGGAATTCCGCAGGGCCACCGAGGAATTGAAAAAGGAACTCGCCCTTGACGAAATCGAAGAAGCCCGCGACGAGATAACCTCTCTAGGAGAGGATCTAAAGGAGCCCCTGGAAAATGTTTCCTCACCGTCGGGAACTTCCCAGACTTCCTCTTGA
- the alr gene encoding alanine racemase, giving the protein MRTEPEPGEVSIRWSRWLEIDLAALRANLRALKALLPEETAVLAVIKSEAYGHGLLEVARVLSQEGVYGFGLSEPEEALRLRRAGLALPLFLLSGFEPDWLPEILRLRIIPALASLHMIEAAAEFSRRKGIALEVHLKMDTGMHRLGLTPEELPAALNLLRENPQLRVSGLMTHLACAEKPEDPLTREQLRLFHQLKNALSREFPSLRFFHAANSAGIIFLRGAGGNLVRPGISLYGGYPSFRARARVKLRPVMTLKARILEVKNIRAGEAVGYGPLYRAREPRRIAIVPVGYDDGYPRGLSNRGFAWLRGRRVPVVGAVSMRSLTLDVTEVEGEVKPGEEVILLGGAEERVPVDELAELAGTISYEIFCALGRRLVRIYRDV; this is encoded by the coding sequence ATCAGAACTGAACCCGAACCGGGGGAGGTTTCCATTCGCTGGTCGCGCTGGCTGGAAATAGATCTGGCCGCCCTACGGGCCAATCTACGGGCCCTTAAGGCCCTCCTTCCCGAAGAGACGGCCGTTCTCGCGGTCATAAAGAGCGAGGCCTACGGACACGGGCTCCTCGAGGTGGCCCGGGTCCTTTCCCAGGAGGGGGTGTACGGATTCGGGCTCTCCGAACCCGAGGAGGCCCTGCGCCTTCGGCGCGCCGGGCTGGCCCTTCCTCTCTTTCTCCTTTCGGGGTTCGAGCCGGATTGGTTACCCGAGATACTTCGGCTCCGGATCATCCCGGCCCTGGCCTCTCTACACATGATCGAGGCCGCGGCGGAGTTTTCCAGGCGCAAGGGAATAGCCCTGGAGGTTCACCTCAAGATGGATACCGGGATGCACCGACTGGGGCTCACCCCGGAGGAACTTCCCGCGGCCCTGAATCTCCTTCGCGAAAATCCGCAACTCCGGGTCTCGGGGTTGATGACGCATCTGGCCTGCGCCGAAAAACCCGAAGACCCCCTAACCCGGGAACAGCTCCGCCTTTTCCATCAATTGAAAAACGCACTCTCCCGGGAATTCCCCTCCCTCCGTTTTTTCCACGCGGCCAACTCCGCGGGGATCATATTCCTGCGCGGAGCCGGAGGCAATCTGGTTCGCCCCGGAATAAGCCTTTACGGAGGATATCCCTCCTTTCGAGCCCGGGCCCGTGTTAAACTTAGACCGGTCATGACCTTAAAGGCGCGTATCCTGGAGGTCAAAAACATCAGGGCCGGAGAAGCGGTGGGCTATGGTCCCCTTTATCGAGCCCGGGAGCCCCGCCGGATAGCCATCGTGCCGGTGGGCTACGACGACGGATATCCCCGCGGTCTTAGCAACCGGGGGTTCGCCTGGTTGCGGGGCCGAAGGGTCCCGGTGGTGGGGGCGGTGTCCATGCGCTCTTTAACCCTGGATGTCACCGAAGTGGAGGGTGAGGTCAAACCGGGAGAGGAGGTCATCCTCCTGGGCGGTGCGGAGGAAAGGGTCCCGGTGGACGAACTGGCCGAGCTTGCCGGAACCATCAGTTATGAAATATTCTGTGCCCTGGGAAGACGACTGGTGAGGATCTATCGGGATGTTTAA
- a CDS encoding ABC transporter ATP-binding protein: MGKEALLEVRDLWVEVEGKEVLKGVSLTIPKGETHALFGRNGSGKTTLLMTIMGFPAYRVKHGKIIFKGEDITHLPPYERAKRGIGIMFQRPPTIRGVKLREMLKLCARDNGIRIEELAREFGFESFLDRDVNRGFSGGELKKSELLQLLIQSPDLSLIDEPESGVDVENLQVIGRMIRKLLQKDSHRPRTRSGLVITHTGFILQYVPADLGYVMMDGRIYCRGNPQEIFEGIQKHGYEECVSCLRRIEE; encoded by the coding sequence ATGGGTAAGGAGGCTTTGCTGGAGGTAAGGGATCTCTGGGTGGAGGTGGAGGGCAAGGAGGTTTTGAAGGGGGTGAGTCTCACCATTCCCAAGGGGGAGACTCACGCCCTGTTTGGTCGAAACGGTTCCGGGAAGACCACGCTGCTCATGACCATCATGGGTTTTCCGGCCTATCGGGTCAAGCACGGAAAGATCATTTTCAAGGGAGAGGACATCACCCACCTCCCCCCTTACGAGCGGGCCAAGCGGGGCATAGGCATCATGTTTCAGCGCCCGCCCACCATTCGCGGGGTAAAGCTCCGGGAGATGCTCAAACTCTGCGCCAGGGACAACGGAATCAGGATCGAGGAGCTGGCCCGGGAGTTCGGGTTCGAGAGTTTTCTGGATCGGGATGTGAACCGCGGTTTTTCCGGGGGGGAACTCAAAAAGAGCGAGCTTTTGCAGCTTCTCATACAGAGTCCGGATCTCTCCCTGATCGACGAGCCGGAGTCCGGGGTGGATGTGGAGAATCTACAGGTCATCGGGCGCATGATCCGGAAGCTCCTCCAGAAGGACTCCCATCGTCCCCGCACCCGAAGCGGTCTGGTCATCACCCACACCGGGTTCATCCTGCAGTATGTACCGGCGGACCTGGGATATGTGATGATGGACGGCCGCATTTACTGCAGGGGCAACCCCCAGGAGATCTTTGAGGGGATTCAAAAACACGGCTACGAGGAGTGCGTGTCATGTCTGAGAAGAATAGAAGAATAG